Within Actinoplanes sp. L3-i22, the genomic segment CCTTGCCCCAGCACTGGGAAGCGCGTTGCCAGAACGCGCGGGTCGGGGCAATGCCCTCGGGCAGGAACGCCAGGACCTCTCTGATCTGAGCGAGGCTCATGCCGACGCGCTGCGAGGCCCGCACGAACGCCACCCGGCGCAGCGCGTTGTCGTCGTAGCGGCGCTGGTTGCCCGCAGTGCGATGGCTGCTGATCAGGCCCTGCCGCTCGTAGAAGCGCAGCGTCGAGGCGGCTACCACGCTTCGGCGCGACAATTCGCCGATCGTGAGCATCGGCATGGTGTCGGCCGTCACCGGGCCAGCGTAGACATTTTTCAGCGTCAGCGTCAGCGTCAGCGTCAGGGCCTGGGTCTGGCCGGTGTTGGTGGATATAGATTTGTTTCGATGAAGTAGCCGTGGATCAGGCCGCTGCGGTATTGCCTGCGTTTGGGGGCGGTTCTTCACCGCAGTGGTGAGCTCGCTGGCGGCCCGGACGGCGAGGTCGGCCAGGCGACGGGGATGTTCGGCCGTGACGCCGAGCTGCTGGCAGGTCGGTCAGGCTCAGGGGTTCCAGTAGACGAGGACCTGGGCGCGGTCGAACCGGAGCGCGATCAGGTCGTCGCGCTGGATCGTCCAGTAAATGGTCGCGCCGGCCCCGGGCCGGTCGACACTCGCCTCG encodes:
- the soxR gene encoding redox-sensitive transcriptional activator SoxR, which gives rise to MKNRPQTQAIPQRPDPRLLHRNKSISTNTGQTQALTLTLTLTLKNVYAGPVTADTMPMLTIGELSRRSVVAASTLRFYERQGLISSHRTAGNQRRYDDNALRRVAFVRASQRVGMSLAQIREVLAFLPEGIAPTRAFWQRASQCWGKAVDERIARLERDRERFTACAGCGCLSFGTCELVT